One Gloeobacter morelensis MG652769 DNA window includes the following coding sequences:
- a CDS encoding glycosyltransferase family 4 protein: MANTPPPIISRDTLRVASLSTWDLQGGAARAAYRLHRGLRQLGQDATLHVHVRHSDDPSTRAVVPLEASEQLETLDNLARVQAYYVDHNRTDLSNTIFTLPYPGVDLSSAAAITCADILHLHWVARWQSPVTLRKLVEAHRKPVFWTLHDMWAFTGGCHFSAGCEGYREHCRNCPQLRDDPYQLPAMLLQDKIDFLDGKNFVVVAPSRWLADCARASTFFAHSRIEVIPYALDTAIFAPVAKAEAKVALGLEAHSQVILFGAHNCTERRKGFSEMIAALRLLLKQPQFHERIENQTLRLLCFGYIGSLDLTDLPVVHLGEIRSDEELRRIYSAADLFCLPSLEDNLPNTLLEAMACATAVIAFAAGGTLDVLQDRVHGRLVPVGDVQALARTLAEGLQDPQLAEYGRQGRRLIEAHYAGTTEAARYLELYRDVLLDQPRSVLQTTPAARDAAIQAAVETTSGPPFAAMATQVQSACLKLEVQDLRSQLEKTRQQLRETWQELEATRKDYWDSQGLLWQTRGELDRSHYARQALQQQIAGMESSKFWQLRNSWFELKNKLGMEDTDRPPGMEEQNKEP, translated from the coding sequence ATGGCAAACACCCCCCCGCCGATAATCTCGCGCGATACCCTGCGCGTCGCGTCGCTGAGCACCTGGGATCTCCAGGGAGGAGCCGCCCGGGCTGCCTACCGGTTGCATCGGGGATTGCGGCAGCTGGGCCAGGATGCGACGCTCCATGTCCACGTTCGGCACTCCGACGACCCGAGCACGCGGGCTGTCGTGCCGCTGGAAGCTTCTGAGCAACTGGAGACGCTCGACAATTTGGCCCGGGTGCAGGCGTACTACGTCGATCACAACCGGACGGACCTGTCCAATACGATCTTCACGCTGCCCTACCCTGGCGTCGATCTCAGCAGCGCGGCCGCCATTACCTGCGCGGATATTTTGCACCTGCACTGGGTGGCTCGCTGGCAGTCGCCCGTAACCCTCAGGAAGCTTGTCGAAGCACACCGCAAGCCGGTATTCTGGACCCTCCACGACATGTGGGCTTTCACCGGCGGCTGTCATTTCTCGGCAGGCTGCGAGGGCTACCGCGAGCATTGCCGCAATTGCCCGCAACTGCGCGACGATCCTTACCAGTTGCCGGCCATGCTGCTGCAGGACAAAATCGACTTTCTAGACGGTAAAAATTTTGTCGTGGTTGCCCCCAGCCGGTGGCTGGCCGATTGCGCAAGAGCAAGTACATTTTTTGCCCACAGCCGTATCGAGGTCATCCCCTATGCCCTCGATACGGCTATCTTCGCTCCCGTCGCCAAGGCGGAGGCGAAAGTCGCCCTCGGCCTGGAGGCACACTCTCAAGTGATTCTCTTTGGCGCCCACAACTGCACCGAGCGCCGCAAGGGCTTCTCCGAGATGATCGCAGCTTTGCGTCTACTTTTGAAGCAGCCGCAATTCCACGAACGCATCGAAAACCAGACCCTTCGGCTTTTGTGTTTTGGTTACATCGGCTCTTTGGATCTGACGGATCTGCCGGTGGTGCACCTGGGCGAAATCCGCTCCGACGAGGAACTGCGGCGCATTTATTCTGCGGCCGACTTGTTTTGTTTGCCGTCGCTGGAGGATAACCTGCCAAACACGCTGCTAGAAGCGATGGCCTGCGCCACGGCCGTCATTGCCTTTGCGGCGGGCGGCACCCTCGATGTGCTGCAAGATCGCGTGCACGGTCGGTTGGTGCCGGTAGGCGATGTGCAGGCCCTGGCTAGAACCCTCGCCGAGGGCCTGCAAGATCCCCAACTGGCCGAGTACGGCCGGCAGGGCCGCCGACTGATCGAGGCCCACTACGCGGGGACGACGGAGGCGGCCCGGTATCTTGAGCTGTATCGCGACGTGCTCTTAGATCAGCCGCGATCGGTTCTACAGACTACTCCAGCTGCGCGGGATGCAGCAATCCAGGCGGCAGTGGAGACCACCAGCGGCCCGCCTTTTGCCGCGATGGCCACACAGGTACAGTCCGCCTGCCTGAAGCTGGAGGTGCAGGATCTGCGCTCGCAGCTCGAGAAGACCCGGCAGCAACTGCGTGAGACCTGGCAGGAACTGGAGGCGACCCGGAAGGATTACTGGGATTCGCAAGGTCTGCTGTGGCAGACGCGAGGAGAGCTCGACCGGAGCCACTATGCCCGGCAGGCGCTGCAACAACAAATCGCAGGCATGGAGAGCAGTAAATTCTGGCAGCTGCGCAACTCCTGGTTCGAGCTGAAAAATAAGCTGGGGATGGAGGACACCGACCGGCCTCCAGGCATGGAGGAGCAAAACAAAGAACCGTGA